One stretch of Astatotilapia calliptera chromosome 3, fAstCal1.2, whole genome shotgun sequence DNA includes these proteins:
- the LOC113012102 gene encoding trichohyalin-like produces the protein MFPRKKQPIQKDYAASPSWSGQPISPNGISSFQRALEESRKENYLLQKKMQQIEEEKRQLEDKCRRMEAQNKELEERQQRQPDINIINEGWGIKFAQAREQIVHLNKENRQKRAELKEMTNQLQDKKTMTDKIQRDLQYMDRKNLLLQRQLHEAVEEKNKFLQQKEEQDKKQQDMQHKLKSMQEKYRMLKESLDETLRQNKDLLQQKEQQQERLKEGKRIVQDFQSKNLKLQEFCNQLEDKATKVEEERDKLEKRCSQMQKRIDQIARNNSELVNGSLVEFNNLKSEHTQMQSQKQQEDKIHEDKNQEIKKRKKQLEDKHKEVQQRNADMHKDKLIQEETSKQLKDKLEELEATFEEMEQRCEKLEEKKRRNHRRAEKSHPAEKSARGKVHEKKEKMVPLVPEERRYCFLT, from the coding sequence ATGtttccaagaaaaaaacaaccaattCAAAAAGATTACGCCGCCTCTCCTTCCTGGAGTGGCCAGCCAATTTCCCCAAATGGCATCTCATCCTTCCAAAGGGCATTAGAGGAGAGTAGGAAGGAAAACTACCTTctccagaaaaaaatgcaacaaattgaagaagaaaaacgtcAACTGGAGGACAAGTGTAGACGAATGGAAGCCCAAAATAAAGAGCTGGAAGAAAGACAACAGCGCCAGCCGGACATAAACATTATTAATGAGGGCTGGGGAATCAAGTTTGCTCAGGCCCGAGAGCAGATTGTGCACCTCAATAAAGAAAACAGGCAAAAGCGCGCAGAACTAAAAGAAATGACCAACCAGCTCCAAGACAAGAAAACGATGACTGATAAGATACAGCGGGATCTCCAATACATGGACCGAAAAAATCTGCTCCTCCAAAGACAGCTCCATGAAGCTGTGGAAGAAAAGAATAAATTCCTCCAACAGAAGGAAGAGCAGGACAAAAAGCAACAAGACATGCAGCACAAACTGAAGAGCATGCAGGAAAAATACCGCATGCTGAAAGAAAGCCTGGATGAAACACTGCGCCAAAATAAAGACCTTCTTCAACAGAAAGAGCAACAGCAGGAAAGACTGAAAGAAGGAAAACGCATCGTCCAGGACTTTCAGTCTAAAAATCTAAAACTGCAAGAGTTTTGTAATCAGCTGGAGGACAAAGCAACTAAAGTGGAAGAAGAAAGGGACAAACTGGAGAAACGGTGCTCACAGATGCAGAAAAGGATCGATCAGATAGCGAGAAACAACTCCGAGCTCGTTAACGGGAGTTTGGTGGAATTCAATAACTTGAAGAGTGAACACACTCAAATGcagtcacaaaaacaacaagaagacaaaatacatgaagacaaaaatcaagaaatcaagaaaagaaagaagcagtTAGAAGACAAGCACAAAGAGGTCCAACAGAGAAATGCAGACATGCACAAGGACAAGCTGATACAGGAGGAAACATCCAAACAACTCAAAGACAAGCTTGAAGAACTAGAAGCAACATTTGAAGAGATGGAACAAAGATGTGAGaaacttgaagaaaaaaaacgcaGAAACCATCGACGAGCTGAGAAATCTCATCCTGCAGAAAAAAGCGCTCGTGGAAAagtgcatgaaaaaaaagaaaaaatggttcCACTTGTTCCAGAGGAGAGACGCTACTGCTTCCTCACCTGA